atatataaatactctTCTACCCTACCCCTAATTCCTGCCTTAATATCAAGGTATCTTTATAGAACACCAACCTACTCATAACTGGCATATGTTACTAGAGACGATCTGTGCCTATGTTAAAAACGATTCAAATACCAATATTTCCATTAACAGGCGCACACGATTAAAAATTTCTTATGTCAACAGTCTGCTTCTATTTGCCATTATAGgaacaaatatatcaataaaatccattgagATATTTGCAGattctacaatgtattttagTTGGAAGCGATTGTTAAACTGGACCAGTGTTATAGAGGAGATAAAATCGTATTTGTTAATCTGATGTTTCATTGTAGGCTTATATTGATTTACTCTTTAGAAATATGAAACGTGTTCTTTGATCAATATCCATCATGAAACAGCCATTTCAATATAGTGATAAGGTATCTGTCTAGTGTCAGCTCATCAATATGTCATATATTACAAGTTTTACTGCatcctttttttttacatacgAGTACTATATTCAACGTAGAAAACATCAAGAAACAAAACTGTGATctttgtaatataaatgtttaaaatgaggAATATATACTGAGTAGGGAAAGTAAAGATCTTTGcgagaaacaaaaaaaaattgttcatgCTTCGTCTTTCAATCACGATATATCTCGGTATTTTTCGACATGGTTTTGCTTAAATGAAACTGATTCCATTTCTAACCTTGAAGGAATTGACTGCGATCTTGCAATTAATTTATTTGCTATATCCAAGACGAAAactatttaaaatatctgttcTGTTATCTCAAAACGCTAGCCCTCCCTTTCTTATGGTCCTGACCTATTCTCAAtggtgattttaattttttgtttgttcttaTATTTCTTATGAATGTCTTATTTGAGGCAGGGTTTCTTATATTAGATACCATGGAAACATAATGGTATTTATACTGAATTCTAGCTCCATCAAAACAGTTTTAAGccatatatctatctatatgtAGTAAGTAAGAGTGTATCTTTTAAAACAGCAATGTCTTATAATGTTGTATGATTGcgacatacatatgtacacaaaCTGATATTTTGTAGCTAATAAGTAAATATAATAAAAGATAAGTAAACAACATGTTAATATATAACACCCGTTTAAACGTAAACACATTTTAGGCTTAGTAATTAAAAGGTGGGtacaactgtatataatattaGTGATACGAGATTTTACGTTGATAatactatacaatgtatgtacaatgctTGATCTCTgtaacaaataatatatacagtgtatattattgtagaTATTTAGTAAAGGAGTTACCATACCAAAGTTAAAAACCTACTGTGTGTGCTTCTCGAGGGGAAATATGTTTATTCAGTGTAAATAGTGATAAGTTAAAGCTAGCGTTATCTCAAAAAGTGTTACAGGACAAAGAACTACATTTGTATGCTGTCAATGAGCCGAAAGCATCGAGTAGGCCAAATAACAGGGAATCATAATACACCATTCATAGAGATAATGAGTTTAAAagaactacattgtatatgtacgAGGCCCtcatacttttttttatgataGGAGACAGTGAATGACAATCAAATGTCTTTGAGGGGGGAGGAAGAGGGAATGGCAGCCAAAGAGGAGTTACATTCTAACTTTGTGAGGGGAGGTAGAGGGAATGACCGCCAAAGGGGAGTTACATTCTAACTatgtgtggttttttttgggggggggggggggggatggcaGCGAAAGAGGAGTTACATTCTATTTTTCATGATTCATATACTAATTGAACGTTTAGTATTTTAATTATACTTTTTCCTGTTTGAAATGCACGGGCTTACTACTTCGAAAGTTCAAGTACAACGTTAttggttttctttttataataaCAATAACACGGTAAGCACGTATTTCAAAAAACATCAGGGAATACCCACAATAGGAAAAATACAGACATGGAGACATTTGGGGGAAGCTataaggagaataagaccagggcccagttgttcaaaaggtgattaagctaatcacagtttaaaaACACTTCAAAAATCCTGATATAATCATTTATGGAAAAACTAACTTGACTCAATTTTCTGAAACTATAACCCTCGTCAGGCTCTTCCTGCCTTTCTATTTTAAGGATACACACactcaggttttgaagtaaaggagaaatgagttTTTCAAttatcaagtgattaagctaatcaccttttgaataACTAGGCCCAGGTGATCTGGAGgttaagcgtcttctgcttcatcaacgacTCTcatcatataaatctaggtcaaacagGGGTAAAGTTACATTTACAAAACAAGGCCTATCAAGCATGAAGCAAGACTGTAATTTTGCTCGTAATATGTCCTCTTTTTGTTGAATTTGAGATTCGTTTTAATGATAGAAAATCTCTGAAATGGAAAGCTAACAACCAAATGAAATTGAACGGATTTCACCTTCACCTACAACCCATCACCGCCGATTTCAATATGTTATTGTCATAAAAACGCgatcaaatatgaaatattataaaaagaTTTATAAGTCTACTTTAGTTTACACATGTTAGTTATGACCTATTTCATGACATGTCATTCTGCTCGGATAcatatattaaattcaatttctTTGATTGTCTTTGTGCAATGACAAAGATTTCGTTCAATTTATAAATGGATTAAATCAAAGTTTACGATTGGTCACATGCTACCTTCAATTGTATACTACACAGTATGCATTTTTAATTTATATGCATAAATATTAATCTGTAAATGGCCTATATTTCTACAAAGAGATTAAAGTTTACAAAACAGTCTTTTGTATTCAAACACTATTTCACAAAGAAATCTGGCTGTTTCTGACCTAGTTAGATTAATCCCATTaccaaaaagttttttttttttcaaatactgTAGTATGCTGACCATTTCCTATAAGCATCGatgatatgtttatttataggACAACTAAAATTGGTAATAGTTGATAACTATCATGCACATGTACCTTTATCTGACGCATAGACATAATAATTTAACCTTTCACAACTAACATTTACTATATTGTATTATTCAGTTTCAGATTTATTTCTATACTTATTTAACTTATATCAAATTGGTGACATTCAGGTCTcctttaaaggggcattccttcgtttgaataaagtttatgtcgtcaaaattaaagtccctggaaaaaatgtttttcttttaaagtagttaaaattatataatctttacattaacaCGACAGTTTTACTCTCTAGATAAACCAAAATTCTTAGATTATTATATACTACAAATTCTTAATTCGCCCCGAAGtgtcactaattaccgcaaagacatacagtatttgtaaacGAGACGTCTTTTTCCTGTATATTTCGCctttaatttcattacttgtaggcacaaGCACTTATGTCATCATCGTTCGGACACAGATTTCATCAATAGGAATtctgcatgtttctgatgtccgaacgacGAAATGTCCCGTTAAAAGATTTGAAGTTGAAATCACGGCTTCTTTTACATATTGGTGATCTCTGTTTGTtattctaaaatatatatatacatgaatagaAGAAACGGGCTTAGTTGTTAAAATGAGAATATTGTATTATTGACAGTTAGACTACTGATCTCCTATTGACAAACGAGCGCACAGGTAGGTCTATATTTTCGCATACCAAACCTTATTATCTTTCTCGGTATAATTAAGCAATAACGAGAATATTTGATTTCGACACAAACAGTACTAATATTAGCGACGTCTTTGTTATTCTAACTGTTGGAACTTCTCTTTATTCTTATTATTGAACTATTTTAATGACTGCCACAAAATacgttttcaaataattttgcCACATTCAGTATTGTCGGTATATAATACACCAGTACAAAATTTGTGTCTTTCAATTGAAAATAATCAAAGATTTGGGGTGTCATTATGGGTAAAGAAAACCTATTTTTTCACGAGTTTACGTATAAGTGGAACAAAGGTGGGCTCATATTGATATTGAGAATGTACCGATTCTTATGAGTCAAAAAGCATGGTATAAAATTCCTCTCTAATCTTTTTCCTCTAGTCTTTTCGTCTCTCCTCTTTTCCAAATTTCCCCATTTTTCATCTATACAAGTATTACATTACTCACTTATGTATTCTCCCACTTGCTGCCGTTTACTTAATGTGTCATAAAAGgaaacggattaatataagtcttatacttgtttccgaatccCATTCAaattatgattgtatgattgtgtattgtatatgtatgaattgaatgcataaaataaagtttatattaaaaagCATTACACGTACTGGGCAACACGAAAATGAAAGATCTTCCAACAGTATTGGTAAAGAAATAATCGATAACAGTTGATATATATCATGGTAGTGGGCACATCaaagatacatacatgtaagtaaaATGATTTCTAAATTTCCCCAATCGTCATGTGCTTTAGTCCCCCCTcgtttgagtttgaattatggtttagttattatgtcggtattatttgatgtttttgCATACTtgacaatataattaatatttttattccaGAAACCTTCTTTCGGAAATGGAAGAAGAGTTGGCTAGTGATATCGTTGGGTGGAAGCCTAAAATATTACAAAGGAAAAAAATCGGACCGTCCAcagaaaacatttaacataaaaaacgacTGCATGACAATTCGCACAGGAAAAAAGGTATTTGCATGATCTACCTACTGATTTCCTATACcgaaaataaagaaagaaaattttcacatttaaaGTTTTGTCAACTTAGCGGcctaattttatataataaataaagaaTTTTGAATGGTTTACCGTTGAATATATCATATCCTTCAATAGCATGACAAGATATCTGCATTTTCTGTCTCACGAGTGTCACACATGAATGTTTTTGTCTATAGGTAGGTAAATTCAAAGATATACATGCATACGTTTTCATCAGCAAAATTGGAAGTTCTATACGGGGCACAAAATATAATCAATGATATCATCGTATTGGATAAATCCTCGTAAAACATGGCTGGTACTTTATTCAAATCTATTTTGCATTGTTTtctgttatattgttatatgtgtattgtaaTAATGTTACAATTGCATTGTtttctgttacatgtatattgttatctatgtattgtaataatgtTACAATTGCATTGTtttctgttacatgtatattgttatctatgtattgtaataatgtTACAATTGCATTGTTTTCTGTTATATTGTTATCTGTGTATTGTAATAATGTtacaattgtattgttttctgttatattgttatctatgcattgtaataatgttacagttgtattgttttctgttatatttttatctgtgtattgtaataatgttacaattgtattgttttttcaGTGTCGACATCTCTTACCACCTAATAACGTAGACACGGAGTTTCTCATAGAAATCATCCTCACAGGCGAACGTTCTTTGAAATTCTGCGCACATGACCAAGACAGTTTCAAGTAAGCACCGGGTAAATCAAACGGTTTGGTCTATAAATGTATTCCTTGAAAATTTTGCTTCAAAAGAAGTCATGTTGAAAGTCTTGAAATTATTGAATGAACTCAAAGTTAAGTTAGCTTCAGAGAGTTGTCATTCATTCATGGAGCAATGCTGAATCATCATATACATGCACATTTTAGCTTAACCTCGTTATCTTGAAATCTGTATCTCGAGGACTTTGCTTAACTcgaaaaaaactaaaaaaactaaaaaaatcccaacaaaacaacaacaacaaaatcaaaaacaaaacatatatatatttatatatcaactaGACTCAGTTACTTCGCATAGTCAGAACATATTGAAGTTTTTTCATGACCGGACATACTTCGAGATAACAATGTTTGACTGTAAATATCTAAGTAAGTAAAATATCTCATGAACGTGaggtatatgtgtatatgtcagATCAATGAAGTAACAGAGAGGCAATACATCAAGCAATTTGTgaaatttatacatatacaagttTAACAATTCTGTAACATAATCAGATACTGGAATGCTCCTTAATACCTTTATACATTAAAgtggcattccttcgttcggacatcagaaacatgcacaatttatattgatgaaatctaggtccgaacgatgattaatatatgagtgtttgtgcctacatgtaatgaaatcaacgccgaaatgtacaagaaaaaggcGTATATCGTATACATATACCGTATGTTTTTGCGGTAAgtagtgatacttcgggtcgaattaagaattttcaggacttaatactagAAGAACTctggtttatcttgagagtaaaacctGCCTTATTGAGGTAAAGATCaaaacttttactacttggaaaaaacacattttttttcataaagttttgattTTGACGCCCTAAACTCTAttcaaacaaaggaatgcccctttaatagtttaataacattatattacTATAGTATAAAACCTCAGCTACCCAAGATGGAGATGATTCAGCTTCTTTTTTCATCTTAATAGCATCATACTGATCATCACACCAATTAAGGCAAATTAATAACAAATTCATGTATTTCAATGTCTGCATATATGAAATCTATCGTGGACTGGTGTATCTACTGAAAAGACAACGCCCTAATATCATGCTTTTATTTGTAAGAAACACTATTGATTTCTCATCTTAAATGTAAAAGAGTGATactatttagaaatattttagtTATTAGTTCTGTGAGCAAAACTTCAAACTGAAAACATGTGTTTGTTTTAGGATGTGGCTTCATGCTCTGCAGCGTTCCCAGTCCGACCGAGCACTACCGACACCGAGATATGAACGACGCAATCTCCGACCTGAGGAAATAGAAGAGTTTGAAGAAAAAAGGTAAAtctaaaaaagatatattttcatatattggAAGCAACATAGACATGAACTATTCAGAATCTTATAATTATGTGATACACCAGACTTTTTTTAATGGTATATCATGAAACAGAAATGAAGTTAACCTGTATACTATTGGTTTTATTATTACTACCATGGctctcattttgagaacgtgacatACAGTACCGATTCCATGACCTATGACCTGTATTTGGAGTAAAATGTGTCGTTCGAGATGACcttcaaaaatgtatatttgtagaTTGATATGGCGGGTGTCATTAGTGAAGAAAGGGGCTCTTACTGAAAACATTGCCCTGTTTTCCTTGTAATTTCATTCGATGACCTCAGTGATTTCTTTTTATGTTCGCTTTTATTatcatcaccaccatcatcagGTGTCCGCCTTAATTTGATGATTTCCACTCTAGTAGATTCATATAAACAAATAGGCAATGAATCGATActttattaaattattattatatatagttattttatTCATGCgtttattgaaaaaaacaaaacaactttgactatttgttttatttaattgaaaatttaaataactttaaaaaattataatgaaataatgaaatggcGTTCTCACCATTGGATTTATTTTTTACACACACGTATTGATATTGCTTTATAATATACTAGCTTTAAGtctgatttttttcttgttttataccCATCTTTTAATCTCcctgatatttaaataagaatAAATCAATTTTTTGTATCAACTTTATATTTTTCGTCATTTTCAGTTGCTGGTATGCTTGCTTCAGAAAAAACAAAGTGGAGAATTTATAACACGGGCGTTATACATGCATTGCCATGTATGCAGAATGCTATCAAAGGTGTTCAACTTTACAATTCAATAATTGCATAGCTGTCTCTCAAGATTCTAGCCTTGTGGTGTGTACACGGCAAAATATCGACAATCAAAATAACCATTAGCTATAGTGttcaatttcataattttcaaatacTCGAATATCTCTACATGATCTAAGTGCTTGCGTTCAGTTGTCGCCCTTTGCTTACCACAATTTGTCTGAGAACTTAAAACATTGTGGATTTTAAAACATGCGTACTGAAAAAGTtacaaatattgtttgtttgttatattgataaacaaTACTGATACATGTCATTTGTGTCGTTACACTTTATGTAGGACCTTATACATAACGTTCGTCCCAGAATGTAGGGACTGTGGTAGCTCAGTCGATTAGAGCGCCGGCTACTGGTGTCAGGGTTAGATGAAACTCGGGCTACGTAAACCCAGACGTAGATCCGACGGGCATGGTTCGAATCCACCTATCCGTGCCGGCCTGTCATGGTTATgttcttgggcaagacacttgaCCCCTAATTGTTCTTGATGGTATGCGACGggtatattgttcagtgaggtagtcaccaactactactaGGATATCTCCCCTCAAACTGACACTGGATGTTCACGAGGTGAtgaacccaacaaacaaacaagcaattTAACAAACTTCAAGAACGAATCTAAGTCATAGACCATTAAGCACTCTTGGAGAGATTTGCCTGTCTATGAACATGTATGAAAAAATGAATTCGGGGCTTGCACCATACTGTTGAGGTTGTCATTTTAAGTGTATTTTTTCGCAATTTTCTTGAATCTCGGTAATAGGATACgttaaaaaaagaattaaaagagATAATTATAACCCGTTTGATAATTTCCGCGaaagatactttttttttcaagcttctggtaattatataaagaaGCTTCTAAAATTTGAATCACTGAAATaacaactttacagtatactgcaaaacaatattcaaattaatgaaTCTGTACCGTTGCGTTTGATACAATGTAATGGgtctttttttatcatttttagcACAACTTTAttcttaatatttcaaaatattaacataattatatttcagtATAAAGATAgctttatatttcatttatcggaaataaatgtttaaatgatacAATCAACAATATTTGCTTGAATAACACTCGATATGCACCATTACATTTAATATGCACACAACATGCACTAGAAATGTTACCTTAATTTACCGGAAATTCAAATTACAAATTTGAATAAACGGAACTTTTGTTGGAAGTTTAACTTTATTAAGTAGAAATTGATGTACAGCTGAGAGAGTTCCTTTTAATTTCAATGCTGCGTAAATCTGCAATCTTCGAAAAAACGGAACAATCTGTCTGTTTTCTATAAGGACATGGCATGTTAAAttctaatgtatatatacgggTCACCGAAGTATCACATATCGTTTATTGACGATTTTAAGTATTATGGTGTTATGAAGCcggggtgtacattgtatgatgaCCCGCACGTGATGACTTTAAAAGTTGTTTTTCCTGTTTTAATCTCAGTTatgtaaatttttattttgatattacatgGACAAGGTTTTCCGGAAGACATGTGTTGGTTCCTAATTCAGTCGATATATAATTTGGCAGTGAGCCGGGAACCTGTGGCATTTTTCGTTATTTTCGTGAACGGAAAGTACCAATAGCTCCCGAATGATCAATGTTTAGCCTTTATTTATGTTTGTCTAAAATACTCTTAATACGCTCATCTGTTGCTCTGTTTTGACTTAGCTGTTTACACATTAAATATGTCTTCTTTGACGAAGTGTTgacttttttattatttcgaAATTCGTACtctaaaaggttttttttttttttgcggatTTCCCAAAAGTCTTTGAGGGAACTTTGCGTATCTTGGTGGAAATTTGCTATAGGGCCATTATTTTTCGCTTTGACTTACATTTACGAGTATcttattttcgcaatttttcAAAATAGTCAAATATATGACCTAGAACTCGAAATCATTTTTACAGTATCAACCTATGTAGATTATAAAtttaacacaatacaatacatacacatacatttgtacatactaAAAAATGACAATGACGATATACACGACAAATCAAGATCGGATTTGATACTATACTCACAAGAAAAACGCCACAAAATTCCAACcaactacatgtatctaggATAACATACATTCCAAAGACGGGTAACTGAAAATGAATACtatttttacaattaaattGCTAATactatttatacatataaatataagcCAAAAGGCTATCTATTGATGTTGGACTGATGAGATACTGATGAGAAGAAAACAGACACCTTTTGCATATTTTCATTTACCATTTCGGACAAGTACGTACACGATATATAAAGtcatattatacaaatataggttGTTTGGACATTCACAGCCTTTGGATACCAAATATGCGGTAGTATTCGGAAAAGCAGGAATCAAACCCTTATACAAGAAGTTTATTtctgttgtatattgtataaaaagaAAACTTGAAACATTGACACAGAAGAACTGTTATTCCGACAAAAGACCATAGCACTTCTCGCTGTCATAGATATGTTGTTGGATTCTAGAATCAACAAACTGGTCAATATTAGCTGAAGTTAGATCTCGTTCGGACACCGGACATTCTGACAGCTAGATGTTTGTGCTGACCAGCTATCTAGCTGTCAGAATTTCCAAGGCCAGAGAAAATTCGGGCTATTCCTCTAGCCCGACAC
This genomic stretch from Pecten maximus chromosome 16, xPecMax1.1, whole genome shotgun sequence harbors:
- the LOC117345021 gene encoding pleckstrin homology domain-containing family B member 2-like; protein product: MGLSLDDNDVVILKQGWIYRQKTFFRKWKKSWLVISLGGSLKYYKGKKSDRPQKTFNIKNDCMTIRTGKKCRHLLPPNNVDTEFLIEIILTGERSLKFCAHDQDSFKMWLHALQRSQSDRALPTPRYERRNLRPEEIEEFEEKSCWYACFRKNKVENL